The Saprospiraceae bacterium genome includes a window with the following:
- a CDS encoding T9SS type A sorting domain-containing protein: MKSVHTCLLSLYFIIPVLSQQKAWQFDFASDDVYVRTDTSHIMHKATIDIPASGHVIARIEGECNSSVGDLITFGINDWKHWLTNFGNVGVIVFNEENIVNNFMHSRVFKVEKGEKDFYAVVQNWVDRNGSGYMSASGRMILEFVPDEVNKQRTYFRNVTQSQYIANSDELILDTLVVEMAESGNVLISLNGSFYASPEDEITLKIIPFNSNHNLSNDQSFYFVDRRKGGIFSINNTLWLPAGKHSFYIYGQKSAGENENLNFGLYGVFSAVIQYDSDFQTKTHFTDFNSEINQPDKFFNLGNANFEVPSKGTLLILYNGETDIRSGQSLSLNATVTINGIEDELSTIARTTHADDQKSYFYRSQMMKVEKGPVQIDMVAFMESKTGMSSGADVKGNLIIKFIADPITSSVSHTVSELKTWSVYPNPTSGIINISGGNLAETNAKITLTDINGNYIHSSIPNDQNINISDLPSGIYFMHINSETRSEVQKIIKLD, translated from the coding sequence ATGAAATCAGTACATACTTGTCTCTTAAGTTTATATTTTATCATTCCCGTTTTGTCTCAACAAAAAGCATGGCAGTTTGATTTTGCTTCTGATGATGTTTATGTGCGTACAGATACGTCACATATCATGCATAAAGCCACCATTGATATTCCTGCATCAGGTCATGTAATAGCCAGAATCGAAGGTGAATGCAATTCATCCGTTGGGGATCTGATCACTTTTGGGATAAATGACTGGAAACATTGGCTGACAAACTTCGGAAATGTCGGGGTAATTGTATTTAATGAAGAAAATATTGTCAATAATTTTATGCACAGCCGGGTTTTCAAAGTTGAAAAGGGTGAGAAAGATTTCTATGCAGTAGTACAGAACTGGGTGGATCGCAATGGCAGCGGCTATATGTCAGCCAGTGGCAGAATGATATTAGAGTTTGTTCCGGATGAAGTTAATAAACAACGAACTTATTTTAGAAATGTCACTCAATCTCAATATATTGCAAATTCAGATGAATTAATATTAGATACGTTAGTGGTAGAGATGGCAGAATCAGGAAATGTTTTGATATCTCTAAACGGTTCTTTTTACGCATCTCCTGAAGATGAGATCACGCTTAAAATAATTCCCTTTAATTCTAATCATAACTTATCTAATGACCAGTCATTTTATTTTGTGGACCGTCGAAAAGGAGGGATATTTTCTATAAATAATACACTTTGGTTGCCAGCCGGGAAACATTCATTTTACATTTATGGTCAAAAATCCGCAGGTGAAAATGAAAATTTGAATTTTGGTTTGTATGGTGTATTTTCAGCAGTAATACAATATGATTCTGATTTTCAAACCAAAACCCACTTCACGGATTTCAATTCAGAAATTAATCAGCCTGATAAATTTTTTAATCTGGGTAATGCAAATTTTGAAGTACCATCAAAGGGTACACTCTTAATCTTGTACAACGGTGAGACGGACATACGATCGGGGCAAAGCCTGTCTTTAAATGCCACTGTAACTATCAATGGGATAGAGGACGAATTGTCAACCATTGCCCGGACCACTCATGCGGATGATCAGAAGTCCTATTTCTACCGAAGCCAAATGATGAAAGTTGAGAAAGGACCTGTCCAAATAGATATGGTTGCATTCATGGAAAGTAAGACAGGAATGTCGTCAGGGGCAGATGTGAAAGGGAATCTGATTATCAAATTTATAGCAGACCCGATTACGTCTTCAGTGTCTCATACAGTATCGGAACTAAAGACATGGTCTGTTTATCCCAATCCCACTTCCGGGATAATCAATATATCCGGTGGAAATTTAGCAGAAACTAACGCCAAAATAACTCTTACCGATATCAATGGAAATTACATACATAGTTCTATTCCAAATGACCAGAATATTAATATCAGCGACCTGCCATCCGGAATATACTTTATGCATATAAATTCCGAAACAAGATCGGAAGTGCAGAAAATCATTAAACTGGACTAA
- a CDS encoding CotH kinase family protein, with translation MKFLFPALFIIFSSIIGLANNTVVINAKHYFIDESKMLIVSNADLEVINSTWPAIKTQIIFDTVYQFIIPHHSLIIGKLYEVVNESNQKTFKLYFSELPLIHIRTDEEIVDEPNISGRFEMIENNGQLLESYIGVQYRGGWSQTLPKKSLEIEFLTDETGNETRDVSLLGMHEDDDWNLQAMYNEPLRIRSKTNNELWKKIHTIHYKNKEPDAVNGISMKYVELFINNEYRGVYCLGEKVNRKQLKLKKHNGNIRGELYKGVGWGASTFTSVPLYDNASLDWGGFEYKHPDEEIDWSNLYNFVDFVIRSSSDKFYTEYQNYFHIDNAVDYFIFLNLLRATDNTGKNIYIAKYDTNDKYFYVPWDLDGSFGTIWDGTVDTKTNGLLSNGFYNRLMNDCFNNGFRNKLRSRWQSLRSDLISHDFLLNMFVANQELLIKNGIYERESLTWPDYAVDSEGIDYISDWIKKRLDFLDVKFNETCTPVSVTDESGLINPTIFPNPTNDLIYFDKTHFSDFNVIVSNKLGKVVLHRKITNEDKSLSLKHLENGIYFINVGAEEKNCTFKLVLLK, from the coding sequence ATGAAATTTTTATTTCCTGCATTATTCATTATTTTCAGTTCCATTATTGGATTAGCGAATAATACTGTAGTTATAAATGCAAAGCACTATTTTATAGACGAAAGTAAAATGCTGATAGTTTCAAATGCAGATTTGGAAGTAATAAATTCCACCTGGCCGGCTATTAAAACACAGATCATTTTCGATACGGTTTATCAATTTATTATTCCACATCACTCTCTTATTATTGGTAAATTATATGAAGTTGTCAATGAATCAAACCAAAAAACTTTTAAACTATACTTTAGCGAACTACCACTGATCCATATCCGGACAGATGAAGAAATTGTGGATGAGCCCAATATTTCAGGTCGTTTTGAGATGATTGAAAATAACGGTCAATTATTAGAATCTTATATCGGTGTTCAGTACCGAGGCGGATGGTCGCAGACTCTTCCCAAAAAATCTCTTGAAATTGAATTTCTTACAGACGAAACCGGAAATGAAACCCGTGATGTTTCTTTATTAGGCATGCATGAGGATGATGACTGGAATCTGCAAGCCATGTATAATGAGCCTTTAAGAATAAGAAGTAAAACCAATAACGAGCTCTGGAAAAAGATTCATACTATACATTATAAAAATAAAGAGCCCGATGCCGTGAATGGAATCAGCATGAAATATGTAGAGCTTTTTATCAATAATGAGTACAGGGGAGTCTATTGTCTGGGAGAAAAGGTAAACAGAAAACAGTTGAAACTTAAAAAACACAATGGAAACATCAGGGGAGAATTATACAAAGGCGTTGGTTGGGGCGCCAGTACATTTACTTCTGTACCTTTGTACGACAATGCATCATTAGATTGGGGCGGATTTGAATATAAACATCCCGATGAAGAAATTGACTGGTCTAATCTATACAACTTTGTGGATTTCGTTATTCGTTCTTCATCAGATAAATTTTATACGGAATACCAAAATTATTTTCACATTGACAATGCAGTTGACTATTTTATTTTTCTGAATCTCTTAAGAGCCACAGATAACACTGGTAAAAATATATACATTGCAAAATATGACACCAACGATAAATATTTTTATGTTCCCTGGGATTTGGATGGTAGTTTCGGAACTATCTGGGATGGCACAGTTGATACCAAAACCAATGGTTTGCTTTCAAATGGATTTTACAATCGCCTGATGAATGATTGTTTTAATAATGGCTTTAGAAATAAACTCCGATCGAGGTGGCAGTCGCTCCGCAGTGATTTGATTAGCCATGATTTTTTACTCAATATGTTTGTAGCCAATCAGGAGTTGCTCATAAAAAATGGTATTTATGAAAGAGAGTCTTTAACCTGGCCTGACTATGCAGTCGATTCAGAAGGAATAGATTACATTTCAGATTGGATAAAAAAAAGACTGGATTTTTTAGATGTAAAGTTTAATGAAACGTGTACTCCTGTTTCTGTAACTGATGAATCCGGATTAATAAACCCGACTATTTTTCCCAATCCTACAAATGATTTGATATATTTTGACAAAACACATTTTTCTGATTTTAATGTGATTGTCAGCAATAAATTAGGGAAGGTAGTTTTGCACAGGAAGATCACAAATGAGGACAAAAGTTTATCCCTGAAGCATTTGGAAAATGGAATTTATTTCATCAATGTAGGTGCGGAAGAAAAAAACTGCACTTTCAAACTTGTACTTTTAAAATGA
- a CDS encoding tetratricopeptide repeat protein yields the protein MKYIFSVLIIFCMNAGYLFAQKVENDAIHLLNNGIESFNKRDYFKAIQLYSQALDISPEYTKAYFNRAVAKINSGDHKGAIIDCDKVLGLDPEFAKAYLYKGYAQLLAEDYENCIITLNKAIDKDPTLAKAYYNRGSALMKQNKFEAAISDFDKSIVLGERTYATYFNRAVCKSKTGDLHGALADFSAAGDANPSQALIYKERSKIYLKQNKWREAISELSMAIRQKSDDGELYSNRGYCKLMLEDYNGANADLSIAIQLNPDDQNALHNKAICTFNLGNFSEAITDYTELIKKDPKNASLYVHRGICFMEMEYFENALKDFSSAIDKKADFAEAFYNRANTYSRLQNPGKACADIKQSAKLGYAEANAHINILCN from the coding sequence ATGAAATATATTTTTTCAGTTCTGATTATTTTCTGCATGAATGCAGGTTATTTGTTCGCTCAAAAGGTGGAAAATGACGCTATCCATTTACTGAATAATGGAATAGAATCCTTTAATAAAAGAGATTATTTCAAAGCCATTCAATTATATTCTCAGGCATTGGATATTTCACCGGAATACACCAAAGCTTATTTTAACCGGGCTGTTGCAAAAATAAACTCCGGCGACCATAAAGGAGCCATAATCGACTGCGATAAAGTCCTGGGATTAGATCCTGAATTTGCGAAAGCATATTTATATAAGGGGTATGCTCAGTTACTGGCTGAAGACTATGAAAACTGTATCATTACTTTAAATAAAGCCATCGACAAAGATCCGACATTAGCCAAAGCATACTACAACAGAGGATCTGCACTGATGAAACAAAATAAATTTGAAGCTGCCATTTCTGACTTTGATAAAAGCATTGTACTCGGTGAACGAACATATGCTACCTATTTTAACAGAGCGGTGTGCAAGTCAAAAACGGGAGATTTACATGGAGCATTAGCAGATTTTTCGGCTGCAGGAGATGCTAATCCATCACAGGCATTAATCTACAAAGAACGTTCGAAAATATATCTGAAACAAAATAAATGGAGAGAAGCTATCTCAGAACTTTCTATGGCTATCCGACAAAAATCTGATGATGGTGAATTATACAGTAACCGTGGATACTGCAAACTAATGCTGGAAGACTATAATGGAGCCAATGCTGACTTATCCATAGCCATACAATTAAATCCGGATGATCAGAATGCACTGCACAATAAAGCAATTTGCACTTTTAATCTGGGCAACTTCAGTGAGGCGATTACAGATTATACTGAATTAATAAAAAAGGATCCCAAAAATGCATCTCTATACGTGCATAGAGGAATATGTTTTATGGAAATGGAATATTTTGAAAATGCACTCAAAGATTTCAGCTCGGCGATTGATAAAAAAGCTGATTTTGCAGAAGCTTTTTACAATAGAGCAAACACTTACTCAAGACTACAAAATCCCGGTAAAGCCTGCGCTGATATCAAACAATCCGCCAAATTGGGTTATGCTGAAGCCAATGCCCATATTAATATTTTGTGTAATTAA
- a CDS encoding type 2 isopentenyl-diphosphate Delta-isomerase: MVKPDIKTVTKPDPGASDRKKDHIELAFKSRVGHSLIDTRFSYEPALSGHPVDGTLQEMTFLGKKFKAPIWVSSMTGGTQMAGVINRNLAKACGQFGLGMGLGSCRQLLHSNTYLNDFDVRKYMPDQPLYANLGIAQVEQLISRNEIYKINELVKKLSADGLIVHINPMQEWLQPEGDRYFTSPVDTIKRILDAVDIKLIVKEVGQGMGKASLRALFELPLEAIDFAASGGTNFALLELLRSSKEKADIYGKLANLGHTAEEMVDYVNQLKVEMGDKMSCRQVIISGGVEDFLDGYYLTQKITIPSVYGQASAFLKHAMGDYEDLELYIRQQIDGLALAKTFLKIKE; the protein is encoded by the coding sequence ATGGTAAAGCCTGATATAAAGACAGTTACTAAGCCGGATCCGGGTGCTTCAGATCGTAAGAAGGATCATATTGAACTGGCATTTAAATCCAGGGTGGGTCATTCACTAATAGATACCAGATTCAGTTATGAACCGGCACTCAGCGGTCACCCTGTTGACGGAACTCTTCAGGAAATGACTTTCTTAGGTAAAAAATTCAAAGCACCGATATGGGTATCCAGTATGACCGGTGGTACACAAATGGCAGGTGTTATAAACAGGAATTTGGCGAAAGCTTGTGGTCAGTTTGGTCTTGGGATGGGCCTCGGATCATGCAGACAGTTATTGCACAGTAATACATACCTAAATGATTTTGATGTACGCAAATACATGCCGGATCAACCACTTTATGCCAATCTTGGTATTGCACAAGTGGAACAATTAATCAGCCGGAATGAAATTTATAAAATCAATGAACTTGTAAAAAAACTATCAGCAGATGGTCTGATTGTTCATATTAATCCGATGCAGGAATGGCTTCAGCCTGAAGGAGACAGATATTTTACTTCACCTGTTGATACCATTAAAAGAATATTAGATGCGGTTGATATAAAACTCATCGTGAAAGAAGTAGGGCAGGGAATGGGAAAGGCAAGTCTTCGGGCACTATTCGAATTACCTTTAGAAGCTATAGATTTTGCAGCGAGTGGAGGGACTAATTTTGCATTACTGGAATTATTAAGATCATCTAAGGAGAAAGCGGACATTTATGGGAAATTAGCGAATCTTGGTCACACAGCTGAAGAGATGGTAGATTATGTAAACCAACTGAAAGTCGAAATGGGCGATAAAATGTCTTGCAGACAAGTGATTATTTCCGGTGGAGTGGAAGACTTTTTGGATGGATATTATCTGACACAAAAAATAACAATTCCATCTGTTTATGGTCAGGCATCCGCATTCCTGAAACATGCAATGGGCGATTATGAAGATTTGGAACTTTACATCAGACAGCAAATCGACGGTTTGGCACTGGCAAAAACATTTCTTAAAATAAAAGAATGA